Within Bdellovibrio bacteriovorus HD100, the genomic segment ATATCCCAGGCTTCTTTAGGGATGTCTTTGTCTTTGTGGATTTTCCAGTGATCCAAAACCTTGCACAGGTTGTTCACCGGGCCGTCCATGAAGGCTTGTTCTTCCGCCGTCAGTTGCGGATAGTCTTCTTTCAGAAGATTGCCGAAATTCGGGTTGCCAGAGAAAAGATCTTTCTCAACCCACACAGCACCAGCATCCAGTGCCGCTTTTTCTGTGTCAGAGATTTTCGGAAGGAACTGCATCTTCTTCATGAATGCCAGCAAACCGGATGTCACCAGGGCTGCACGCAGCGGCGTGATCAGGAAGATGATGGCGATGACAGCGTAAACCGCCAGCAGCCAGGTTGGCGCACCAAAGCCGACAAGAATTGCGGCCAGGGCTATCGCCCACACAATCAGAGGGCTTGAGAAAAAGCCCACAAACAACAGAAGTACCACAGAGCCCAATACCCACAGGCCCGTGTAGTTCTCCAAAAACATTCCATAGAATGAGCTGATAGAATCCACGATGAATCTCCTTTATTGAAATACACCAATAATTAGACTCAATAATGTGAGCATGTGCAAGCGCATCTGGCCCGATATCATTATATACACGGAATATGAGGAGAAATTGATTTAATCTTTGGGAGCAGAACTAAGCAACTTGGGTGATCCGGGGGGATGGAGAAAAAGCAAAAGCCCTCTTGCGAGGGCTTTCGTCGTAAACTTAAGTACTAAGCCTAAAGGCTAATTACTTAGTTTCGCCAGCAGGAGCTGCTTCAGTTGGAGCTGCAGCAGGTGCAGTCTCTGTAGCTGCTGGAGTACCTTCAGCAGGAGCTGCTTCAGTAGCAGTTGCTTCTGCAGCAGGAGCAGTTTCAGCAGGAGCTGTCTCTGGTTGGTTTTTAGAGCAAGTGAAGCCAGTTGTGAAAGATAGTGCAAGCAAAGCTGCTACTACGATTGCTTTCATTGATGATCCCTTCGTTATTTATTTAAGCTGACCTTGTTGACTTTATTGCCAACAGTGGGTCCGCGTTTGTTTTAAAACTCGACTAAGGCCTAAGTTACACAAAAATTGGCCCGCTTAGCAAACGAAATTTTGCAAAATTATTTTTGGCAACGCGAACACCAGAAGGTGTTTCGCCCGCCCAGAACTTTCGATTTCACCTGTTGCCCGCAAGTCACACAAGGCTCTTTGTCCCGACCGTAAACCCGAAAGCTTGTCTGAAAATAACCGCTTTCGCCAGAGGCCTGGGCAAAGTCGCTGATCGAAGATCCACCCGCCTTGATGGACTGAGATAAAATTTTTTTAATCTCGCCCACCAAAAGCGAAGCTCTTTCCAAGGACAGCTTTCGCGCCGGCAGCGTGGGCTTGATTCCGGCGGCGAACAACGCTTCGCTGGCATAGATATTCCCGACACCAACGACAACCTTCTGGTCCATTAAAGCCACTTTCAGAGCGACATCCTTGCCGCGCAGCTTTTCCCACAGCAGCGGTCCATTGAATTCCGCCTCTAACGGCTCCGGCCCCAAATCCGCCAATTTAGGATGTTTTAACGGGTCTTGAACAAAGTCAAAACAACCAAAACGCCGCGGATCGCGGTAAGCCAGGCGCAAGTCTCCGGAAAAATGCAGATATATATGGTCATGCAGCCGTTCATCTCCCGGCACCGCCACCCGCCAGGTTCCGGTCATTCCCAGGTGCGACAGCATGGCGCCTTTGGGCGTCCAGAGCAGCAAGTATTTGGCGCGACGCTCGATGGAGGTCAGCGGCTGACCAACCAGAGTGCTTATTTTTTTAGCAGGAATAGGCTCGCGCAGGTCTTTGCGCATCAGTTCGACTTTTTCCAAAATTGGCTGGTCTTTTAATATGGTCTCCAGGCCCCGGCGGACGACTTCGACCTCTGGAAGTTCAGGCATCACTCACCTCTTTGACGACCTCAGCCTATCATATTCTATGCTTTTGGACTCTTTCTAAGAAAAGAGAATGCACCATCCGACTTTCGGACACTTACGCAAGATCGTAACTATTTGTTTTTACTTGCATATAATCATCCAAAGAACCCTCACCAACCCCGGCACCAACCTTGCGATAGGGATTTACCAACAAGCACACCCAACCCAAGGAAAGGTCCTTAAATATGAAAAACGCCCTTATCGCCAGCCTCTCTGTTCTTCTCGCAGCCCAAACCGCCCTTGCCTGGAGCATCAGCATCGGTGGAACCACCATCAAAGGCGACGACCCGCAAATTGTCAAAGACGCCGAAAAAGCCGTAAAACACGGCGCCAATCAAGTCGCCAACGGCGTTCGAGATGTCTTTGCTGTCGTTGGCAACGCCACAGGCCTCACTGACGTGATTGATTCCAACACAGAAACTTTTGCCAATATCGGTCGTGGCTACGCATGCATGGCCACACTTTGCTACAGCGAGGTGCTTAGAAAAAAACAACTGGATGAAGCCGAAGCCGAGGCAAAAAGAGGATACGACCGCTATGTTGCGGAAAGAGTACAAGAGTACGAAACCTCCACCACCCAAGAAAATCGCGAAAAAGCTCTGAGTGCCTGGAAAATGGCCGAAAGCCGCTACAACATTCTCCTTGAAAGACACAAACTGACCATCGCAGAAATTGAAATCACACGCACTTTCCTCACGGGAGTTAATACAGAGATTAATTTCCGTAAAAAGCTGGCGGAACTCAAAGTGACCGGACGCCCTTTGAAAAATCGCGAGATGATTCCAGCATCTGAACAGTTCGCAAAAAGCTATAACCAAGACTACAATGCCGCCTTAAACAAGCTCAATGACGACATTGCGATGCTCAGTCAGGCAACGAAACGCACGCATGCTCAACTGATGGCGGAATTCCTGCGCATTATAGAACTCGATGTTCTTGCGGGCATGGCAAAAAACTCGATAGCACAATTTGAAAGACTCCAGCAGGAGATTCACAGCCTGAACATGTCTGTAGTGGATGCCGCAGCGGACTCACAAGCGTCACGCCATGCTTACGAACAGGAGCAATACTAATGAAAACCGTGAGCGCTTTTCT encodes:
- the mutM gene encoding bifunctional DNA-formamidopyrimidine glycosylase/DNA-(apurinic or apyrimidinic site) lyase, encoding MPELPEVEVVRRGLETILKDQPILEKVELMRKDLREPIPAKKISTLVGQPLTSIERRAKYLLLWTPKGAMLSHLGMTGTWRVAVPGDERLHDHIYLHFSGDLRLAYRDPRRFGCFDFVQDPLKHPKLADLGPEPLEAEFNGPLLWEKLRGKDVALKVALMDQKVVVGVGNIYASEALFAAGIKPTLPARKLSLERASLLVGEIKKILSQSIKAGGSSISDFAQASGESGYFQTSFRVYGRDKEPCVTCGQQVKSKVLGGRNTFWCSRCQK